The following coding sequences lie in one Rutidosis leptorrhynchoides isolate AG116_Rl617_1_P2 chromosome 4, CSIRO_AGI_Rlap_v1, whole genome shotgun sequence genomic window:
- the LOC139839527 gene encoding probable sugar phosphate/phosphate translocator At3g11320, with amino-acid sequence MSAIKNLPSTRFFTIGLVTSWYSSNIGVLLLNKYLLSNYGFKYPIFLTMCHMTACALFSYIAIAWLKMVPMQSIRSRVQFFKISALSLIFCGSVVSGNISLRYLPVSFNQAIGATTPFFTAVFAYLMTLKKEAWLTYVTLIPVVTGVIIASGGEPSFHLFGFIMCIGATAARALKTVVQGILLSSEGEKLNSMNLLLYMAPIAVVLLLPATLYMEENVVGITIALARQDFGIVWLLLFNSALAYFVNLTNFLVTKHTSALTLQVLGNAKGAVAVVVSILIFRNPVSVTGMAGYTLTVIGVILYSEAKKRSNK; translated from the exons ATGTCGGCAATAAAAAACCTTCCGTCAACCCGATTCTTCACAATCGGGTTAGTGACGTCATGGTACTCATCAAACATAGGGGTTTTATTGCTAAACAAGTATTTGTTAAGCAATTACGGGTTCAAGTACCCGATATTTTTAACCATGTGTCATATGACAGCTTGTGCATTGTTTAGTTACATTGCAATAGCATGGTTAAAAATGGTGCCAATGCAAAGTATTAGATCTAGGGTTCAGTTTTTTAAGATATCTGCATTGAGTTTAATATTTTGTGGTTCTGTTGTTAGTGGTAATATATCTCTGAGGTATTTACCTGTTTCATTTAATCAAGCTATTGGTGCTACTACGCCATTTTTTACTGCGGTTTTTGCTTATTTGATGACGTTGAAGAAGGAAGCCTGGCTTACGTATGTTACACTTATTCCTGTTGTCACTGGTGTTATTATTGCTAGTGGG GGTGAACCGAGTTTTCATCTATTCGGGTTTATAATGTGTATTGGTGCTACTGCTGCAAGAGCACTCAAAACGGTGGTACAGGGGATATTGCTTTCATCTGAAGG GGAGAAGCTGAATTCTATGAATCTTCTTTTGTACATGGCTCCTATTGCTGTTGTACTTTTGCTTCCTGCAACACTATACATGGAAGAGAATGTTGTTGGCATAACTATAGCCCTTGCTAGGCAAGATTTTGGGATTGTTTGGTTGTTGCTGTTCAACTCTGCACTTGCCTACTTTGTCAACTTAACCAACTTTTTGGTCACAAAACATACCAGTGCTCTTACACTTCAG GTACTGGGAAACGCAAAAGGGGCGGTTGCAGTGGTTGTTTCGATATTAATATTTAGAAATCCAGTTTCTGTAACTGGGATGGCTGGATACACACTCACAGTGATTGGAGTTATTCTTTATAGTGAAGCCAAGAAGCGTAGCAACAAATGA
- the LOC139839528 gene encoding large ribosomal subunit protein eL33w-like: MVKGRQGERVRLYTRGTVLGYKRSKSNQYPNTSLVQIEGVNTKEEVSWYQGKRMAYIYKAKVKRNGSHYRCIWGKITRPHGNTGIVRAKFTTNLPPKSMGARVRVFMYPSNI, translated from the exons atggtgaaaggacGTCAAGGTGAACGTGTCAG ACTCTACACCAGAGGAACTGTTCTCGGTTACAAGAG GTCAAAGTCAAACCAGTATCCAAACACATCATTGGTTCAAATTGAAGGAGTGAACACGAAGGAAGAAGTATCATGGTACCAAGGCAAACGTATGGCTTATATCTACAAGGCTAAAGTGAAAAGGAATGGATCACATTACAGGTGTATTTGGGGCAAAATTACTAGGCCTCATGGTAACACTGGTATTGTAAGGGCTAAGTTTACCACTAATCTTCCTCCTAAATCCATG GGAGCTAGAGTTAGGGTGTTCATGTACCCAAGCAAtatttaa
- the LOC139839898 gene encoding syntaxin-81-like, which translates to MAKIRDRTEDFKDAVNRGALSLGFNEAKRAALMASFIIHKPRERSQYTKAALKTLESIGTLEQFLIKHRKDYIDRHRTTEEERDNIEHEVSIFVKACKEQIDFLQSSITDEEVNSKGWLGIRGDNANADTIAHKHGVVLILSEKLHSVTSQFDQLRALRFQEAITRAMPRRKPISARAKTYTDVSRSSNNFESIEPTSSDIRDPSDIQTEPMKVQQQLLDDETRALQVELSNLLDAARDTETKMVEMSALNHLMSTHVLQQAQQIEYLYDQAVEATKNVELGNKELTQAIQRNSSSRTFLLLFLIVLTFSVLFLDWYS; encoded by the exons ATGGCTAAGATTAGAGATCGGACTGAAGACTTTAAAGATGCTGTCAACAGGGGTGCTTTGTCTTTGGGATTTAATGAG GCCAAAAGAGCAGCATTAATGGCATCTTTTATTATACACAAACCTAGGGAAAGATCACAGTATACCAAGGCTGCACTAAAGACG ctAGAGAGCATCGGGACTCTAGAACAGTTCTTGATAAAGCATAGGAAGGATTATATAGACCGTCACCGTACAACAGAAGAGGAGAGGGACAACATTGAGCATGAA GTTAGTATTTTTGTTAAAGCTTGTAAAGAACAAATTGACTTTCTCCAAAGTAGCATAACGGATGAAGAAGTGAATTCGAAGGGCTGGCTTGGTATTAGGGGTGACAATGCTAATGCTGATACCATCGCACATAAACATGGAGTG GTATTAATCTTAAGTGAAAAGCTTCATTCAGTTACATCACAATTTGATCAACTCAGAGCTTTACGCTTTCAAGAGGCCATTACTCGAGCTATGCCTAGAAGAAAACCAATCTCGGCTCGTGCTAAAACCTATACTGATGTCTCTCGGTCTAGCAACAATTTTGAGTCAATCGAACCAACAAGTTCAGATATTAGGGACCCTAGTGATATCCAAACTGAACCCATGAAAGTCCAACAGCAGCTTTTAGATGATGAAACCCGTGCTCTTCAG GTGGAGTTGTCAAATCTTCTCGATGCCGCGCGTGATACCGAAACAAAGATGGTAGAGATGTCAGCATTGAATCATCTTATGTCAACGCATGTCTTGCAACAGGCTCAACAAATAGAGTATTTGTATGACCAG GCGGTAGAAGCAACAAAGAATGTAGAGTTGGGTAACAAGGAATTGACACAAGCAATTCAGCGTAATAGCAGTAGCAGAACATTCCTTTTGCTTTTCCTTATTGTCCTTACCTTTTCTGTACTGTTTCTTGACTGGTACAGTTAA